One Bufo gargarizans isolate SCDJY-AF-19 chromosome 3, ASM1485885v1, whole genome shotgun sequence DNA segment encodes these proteins:
- the LOC122933165 gene encoding LOW QUALITY PROTEIN: NEDD4-binding protein 2-like 1 (The sequence of the model RefSeq protein was modified relative to this genomic sequence to represent the inferred CDS: deleted 1 base in 1 codon): MAERLISSFGNLRLDDRRPHRQPHHRPPAQPRHSPAPPPSRFTSHIYLLRGLPGSGKSSLARKLKRDFPSAVVFSTDDYFLMEDGTYIYDPDLLQDAHKWNQKRARKAMTRGRTPIIIDNTNILAWHMKPYAAMALENGYGVIFLEPNTHWKFNVRELARRNSHGVPREKIQHMKDAYQHNVTFQMVLRAEKPN, translated from the exons ATGGCAGAGCGGCTCATCAGCTCCTTCGGGAATCTGCGCCTGGACGATCGGCGCCCCCACCGGCAGCCTCACCACAGACCCCCGGCTCAGCCCCGCCACAGTCCCGCTCCTCCGCCCTCCAGGTTCACCAGCCACATCTACCTGCTGCGGGGGCTGCCGGGCTCCGGGAAGAGCAGCCTGGCCAG GAAGCTGAAGAGAGATTTTCCCAGCGCGGTTGTGTTTAGCACGGATGACTATTTCTTAATGGAAGAC GGGACCTACATCTACGATCCTGATCTACTGCAAGATGCTCACAAGTGGAATCAGAAGAGAG CACGCAAAGCAATGACCAGAGGGAGGACTCCGATTATCATAGATAACACCAACATTCTGGCCTGGCATATGAAGCCTTATGCAGCCATG GCCCTTGAGAACGGATATGGAGTTATATTCCTGGAACCGAACACACACTGGAAGTTCAATGTACGAGAGCTAGCCAG AAGGAATAGCCACGGAGTCCCCAGAGAAAAGATCCAACACATGAAAGACGCTTATCAGCACAATGTCACCTTCCAAATGGTCCTCCGTGCAGAAAAGCCAAACTAA